In Balneola sp., one genomic interval encodes:
- the fabZ gene encoding 3-hydroxyacyl-[acyl-carrier-protein] dehydratase FabZ, with translation MKIEDIKKVLPHRYPFLLVDRVLELEEEKIKALKNVTANEEFFNGHFPGQPIMPGVLQVEALAQAGAIMLMTQKAENPGDMLMVFTGINNCKFRKQVVPGDQLILEVELGSMRRNFVTMKGKATVDGEVACELEASAALVPKDKA, from the coding sequence ATGAAGATAGAAGACATTAAGAAAGTACTGCCTCACCGTTATCCATTTTTACTTGTAGACCGGGTTTTAGAACTTGAAGAAGAAAAGATCAAAGCCCTTAAAAATGTAACTGCTAACGAAGAGTTCTTTAACGGACACTTTCCGGGTCAGCCTATTATGCCGGGGGTACTTCAGGTAGAAGCACTTGCTCAGGCCGGTGCCATCATGCTGATGACGCAGAAAGCTGAGAATCCAGGTGATATGCTGATGGTATTCACCGGAATAAACAACTGCAAATTCAGAAAGCAGGTTGTTCCCGGAGATCAGTTGATTCTTGAAGTAGAGCTTGGATCCATGCGCCGCAACTTTGTGACTATGAAAGGTAAAGCGACTGTTGATGGTGAAGTGGCTTGTGAACTGGAAGCCTCAGCTGCGTTAGTGCCAAAGGATAAAGCATGA
- the panB gene encoding 3-methyl-2-oxobutanoate hydroxymethyltransferase → MSTQKSSDRPSKITTQTVVDMKAKGEKISMLTAYDFTMAQIIDQAGIEIILVGDSASNVMAGHETTVPITLDHMIYHTSCVVRGVDRALVIADLPFMSYQVTTKEALISAGRMMKEAGAHAVKMEGGKPIAGTIKKIVEAGIPVMGHLGLTPQSIYKFGTYKVRATEEQEADDLIRDAKLLEEAGCFSIVLEKIPAELAARVTEELSIPTIGIGAGGGCDGQVLVIHDMLGLNKEFNPRFLRRYADLNSVMTDAVKNYIKDVKSKDFPNEEEQYGG, encoded by the coding sequence ATGAGTACCCAAAAGTCCTCAGATCGCCCCTCAAAAATCACCACCCAAACGGTGGTGGATATGAAAGCCAAAGGAGAGAAAATCTCTATGTTAACGGCTTATGATTTCACCATGGCTCAGATTATTGATCAGGCCGGAATAGAGATTATTCTGGTTGGTGACTCTGCCAGTAATGTAATGGCCGGACACGAAACCACGGTTCCCATTACCTTAGATCATATGATCTATCATACCTCTTGTGTGGTTCGGGGCGTAGATCGGGCTTTGGTTATTGCTGACCTTCCTTTTATGAGCTATCAGGTTACTACGAAGGAAGCTCTGATTAGTGCCGGCCGAATGATGAAGGAAGCCGGGGCGCACGCCGTTAAAATGGAAGGTGGAAAACCGATAGCCGGTACGATTAAGAAAATTGTTGAAGCAGGAATTCCTGTGATGGGGCACCTTGGTCTTACACCACAAAGCATTTATAAATTTGGCACCTATAAAGTTCGTGCTACGGAAGAACAGGAAGCGGATGATTTAATCCGGGACGCTAAACTCCTCGAAGAAGCCGGATGCTTTTCAATTGTACTGGAGAAAATTCCCGCTGAACTTGCAGCAAGAGTAACTGAAGAGCTTTCCATCCCAACGATAGGAATCGGTGCCGGTGGAGGCTGTGATGGGCAGGTGTTGGTGATTCATGATATGCTCGGTCTCAACAAAGAATTCAACCCACGCTTCTTGCGCAGATATGCAGATTTGAATTCCGTTATGACCGATGCGGTTAAAAATTATATTAAAGACGTTAAAAGCAAAGATTTTCCAAACGAAGAAGAACAATACGGCGGATGA
- a CDS encoding 5'/3'-nucleotidase SurE: MSDSKERPFILVSNDDGIFSPGIKALAEVAAEFGDVYIVAPDKEQSAVGHSITIQVPLRASKFTVADKYEGQAVNGTPADCVKLAHGQLLDRKPDLVVSGINHGSNAGINIMYSGTVSAATEGTILGYPSIAVSCTEFNEDANLRGCQEAARRVIRHVLENGLPRGVTLNVNAPAGEFTGIKWTRQADSRYVEEYESRIDPFDRAYYWLTGKFELLDEGKDSDIHVLNNGLASVTPIQYDLTAYDLLNGADDEGLNGD, encoded by the coding sequence ATGAGCGATTCAAAAGAGCGACCTTTTATTTTAGTAAGTAATGACGATGGAATTTTCTCACCCGGTATAAAAGCCCTCGCTGAAGTAGCTGCTGAGTTTGGTGATGTGTATATCGTTGCACCAGATAAAGAACAAAGTGCTGTTGGGCATTCTATCACCATTCAGGTGCCTCTACGGGCGAGCAAATTTACTGTAGCAGATAAATATGAAGGTCAGGCTGTAAATGGCACGCCGGCAGACTGTGTGAAGCTTGCTCATGGACAACTATTGGATCGGAAGCCAGATTTAGTGGTAAGCGGAATCAATCACGGGAGTAATGCCGGAATCAATATTATGTATTCCGGGACGGTGAGTGCTGCGACGGAAGGGACCATTTTAGGATATCCGTCTATTGCGGTAAGCTGCACAGAATTTAATGAAGATGCGAACCTGAGAGGTTGTCAGGAAGCTGCGAGGCGCGTTATAAGACACGTGCTCGAGAATGGCTTACCACGAGGAGTAACACTAAACGTGAACGCACCTGCGGGTGAATTTACTGGGATAAAATGGACACGTCAGGCTGATAGCCGTTATGTTGAGGAGTACGAAAGCCGAATCGATCCTTTTGATCGTGCTTACTATTGGCTCACCGGAAAATTTGAGTTGTTAGACGAAGGAAAAGATTCCGATATCCACGTGTTGAATAATGGTCTGGCTTCAGTGACCCCAATTCAGTATGATCTTACCGCTTATGATTTACTGAATGGCGCGGATGATGAGGGTTTGAACGGAGATTAA